The following are from one region of the Oscarella lobularis chromosome 3, ooOscLobu1.1, whole genome shotgun sequence genome:
- the LOC136185541 gene encoding ATP-dependent (S)-NAD(P)H-hydrate dehydratase-like, with protein sequence MATASRDLDLLRHMIRAIVPPMGSHLHKGQAGRIAIVGGSKEYTGAPYYAAMSSLKLGADLSYVFCSEAAATPIKTYSPELIVVPLLDSPSDVGERRATIDSWMSRIHALVVGPGLGRHPDLLKSAAGMIGLAREADKPIVIDADGLHVIGETPALVQDYEKAILTPNAVEFARLYEAVMESPYRDDVATRVENVRRLSERLGHVTIVRKGEEDVVSNGRQVLTCGIPGSIRRCGGQGDVLAGCLGTFVYWANLYWSSTSPSSRDSLVQRYEPMVSAGYAGCTVTRTCSRRAFSRRRRSMTGPDLIAEIQGAYDALFEEAT encoded by the coding sequence ATGGCGACAGCTAGTCGCGATCTCGACCTCCTACGCCACATGATTCGAGCCATCGTTCCCCCAATGGGGAGCCACCTCCACAAAGGTCAAGCAGGTCGCATAGCAATCGTCGGCGGCTCGAAAGAGTACACGGGAGCGCCGTATTACGCCGCGATGTCGTCGCTGAAACTCGGTGCCGACTTGTCGTACGTTTTTTGCagcgaagcggcggcgacgcccaTCAAGACGTACAGTCCCGAACTAATCGTCGTTCCGCTGCTCGATTCGCCGTCggacgtcggcgaacgacgagcgacgatcgattcgtGGATGTCCCGTATCCAcgcactcgtcgtcggaccGGGACTCGGTCGTCATCCCGATTTACTCAAATCGGCGGCGGGAATGATCGGTTTGGCGCGCGAAGCGGACAAACCGATCGtgatcgacgccgacggacTGCACGTGATCGGCGAAACGCCGGCACTCGTGCAGGACTACGAGAAGGCGATTCTCACGCcgaacgccgtcgaattTGCGCGTCTCTACGAAGCCGTCATGGAATCGCCgtatcgcgacgacgtcgcgacgcgagTCGAAAACGTGCGTCGCTTGAGTGAACGActcggtcacgtgactatagtacgaaaaggcgaagaggaCGTCGTCTCGAATGGACGTCAGGTGTTGACTTGTGGGATTCCGGGCAGCATCCGGCGATGCGGTGGTCAAGGCGACGTACTCGCCGGCTGTCTAGGTACGTTTGTCTATTGGGCTAATCTTTACTGgtcgtcaacgtcgccgtcgtcgcgcgacagTCTCGTGCAGCGTTACGAGCCCATGGTGTCCGCCGGATACGCTGGGTGCACTGTGACGCGCACGTGCAGTAGGCGGGCCTTCTCTAGACGACGTCGGTCTATGACTGGACCTGATTTGATCGCCGAGATACAGGGCGCCTACGATGCCTTATTTGAAGAAGCGACGTAA